The Solanum pennellii chromosome 7, SPENNV200 DNA segment TTTGTGGAAAACGAGCTGTTCTCTGGTATTTAATGTCGTACTATtagttaaaatatgtaataaatgTAGCATTAATTAgagtaataaattaaaataacaatacaTATTCaggaattattattattcagcAGATAATTTCCATTTTCCCCTATCATGTCAAATTAATaccttttctttatttatttttttacttaggcttgtattaggaaaaaaaaaatactaattctCACTAAGGTTAAATGATATAGCATTATTAAATAATCagaattgtgatatagtgataaatatttattcatttttaatcagCGGTCTCGAGTACTTGAGAGACGAATGAAACCAAAcgtaaaattaaaacaaaagatGCAAAAATACGAGTTCATTACTCAAATTTCGCGCAATCAACTTGCTTTTCTTcggattcaaaatttaatagaatcgtctttttttatttctagataaatattcatatcaaaTCATAAAAGCTATAGATTTAATAAGTCAAATACAATAATAAGCTTATTACACGTAAATTTCAATTAAAGGATCATAAGTCATAACTCACAACATAGAACAAGAAAATTAGTTATTAAAAGAATACGGGAAAATACACGAGTATCCCGCTagactatgatcgaaatttTAGAAACACactttaactaaactaaggtcctatatTATCcccttactttattttttttttataattttgtgcatCTTTTTGACTTACGTGACATTCAAATATCTCCCACGCGCCTCAATTGTGTGGGGTCGTAGATtgccacgtaagacaaaaggcgcacaaattataaaaaaataagttcagggataataggatcttagtttagttaagataTATCTCTAAAATTTCAATCATATTCTAAGgaatacttatgcattttccaaAAGAATTCCAACAATTGTTgaagaataattaatttaactcacaagatcatctaaaaaattccttaaaatgaaaaataaaaaaagggggTCAAACACCAAATCTATGTAGTAGTAAAATATCACATCgaaatcaattttaaaagaaatttgaatACTGAAACATTGTTATAAAGAGGATCGCTATAATTTCCATATAATTTTGGTTAGCATctgtaaaaggaaaaaaaaataaaaatatttagcatCCAAAACGACATCGTTGCTTCCCTGAAGTTGACCATATAAATGCTTATATAGCCGTTATGTACAGTAACAACGGTCAACAAGATCATATTATTTCAAAGGAAAAAATTCGACCGTTTTTTTATATACCTCTCCCGCTCCGAGCAAAAACTATCAAAagcatttttttttgtgttgtaGTTTTTAATTCTTGAGAAGAAATGGCGGACGGAAAAAATGATCCGAATTCATTGATGATTGATGAAATTTACGAATTTTCAGCACCACGATTCTATGATTTCATTGATGGAGAGACGGAGGATGATATGCGCAATGCAGAGCTTTGGTTTGATATTACTAGTAGCTATGCCCCTTCTCGTatgtattttttcttcttgttggaTCTTGCTGttgattgttcaatttacagagtgttgaattcttatataataggAGAATTTCAGTAGCTCAGTTATTTGACTTTCGTCTTATTGGTGAAGGTTCAGTTCTACACGTTGTAATCCTCTTACTCGTTTTCTTCTTCTCTAACTCCCAATTCCAGGCCGGAATAGTTGTTTCATATTGTATTACTTCGGTGGATAGacacttgaaaattttgagatatgTACTAGttttattgtgaatatattaCAATTCATTTATCAATTAGGGCTTTATCCTGAAATAATTGGGGATTAGCtttgaaattattaataaatacataCTTAATACATTCCTGGTGGAGAACAGAAACGAGAGTTACTGTGAAAAAATTAGGGTTTTAAGGCTAAGGTCAATTTTGGGAACGGTTAGATTGGTAACGAATGTATATTCATGTCACTGGGTTCTAGTAGTTGTTGTTGACGGGGATGTTAGTAGTTGAATTGATTGGCTACCTGAACTTTCACGTTGTTATACTGAGGGTTCGATTCTCCACCTTGTAATCTCATTTCTCCTTCTCATACCCCCTATGCAATTTTTAACAAAAGGTAGTTGATGTTGATtgctattttcattaaaatatcattGGAGGTTGATTGGCAATGGATCTACTCTAATTGTGGTGGTTTTTGTAGATGCTGgtgattgttgtttttgttatagAATATAACTTTTGAAATGAGAAGTTGATGTTTAGTTGTGTTCGGTGTTGGGATTTTGCAGCTTGTATTCCAAGAATCAAGATCAATAGATCAGTACAAGTTGAAATCCCGTGTGATTTCACTGAAGGCGAGAAGTTGGAGAGTAATACAAGGTCTTATAGTTCAAAAGAAATGTCAAGATTCAGATGATACAATGGAATTTAACCATCATGTTCTTACTCTTTTCAATGCACTGAAACAGGCCTGCAGCTGAGGTTAAGGAAGAGGATACACCAGATGAGAACAACGAACCTGCCGCTGAGGTTTTGTCTTTTGAGGTTAAGGAAGAGGTGATATCAGACGAGAACAACAAACCTGCAGCTAAGGTTTTGTCTTATGCGGTTAAGGAAGAGGCAACACCAGATGATGCGATCGGAGTGGAACTTCATAGCAGTCTTGCCAATCCGGTACTTCCGCTTATCCTGTGGTAACTGAAGCACCATTTAGGATCCTATTTTGActttcatatctcattgtactCGTTAAATTTTACAGGAATCTGTTAAGAAACAGCCAACTAGTCAAGGTTAGTTACCAGGGCTTCTCATTTTTCATCGTTGCTTTAGTGTTTTGCCCAAGGAGAGGGTCTTTTGGAAACAGCCTCTCTATCTccacaaggtaggggtaaggattgcgtacactctaccctcgCCATACCCCATTTGTGGGAATATATGTAGTTGATGTTGGCTTTAGTATGTTTACCATTTTGTGGACAATTTTAACCGCTAAGGCATCTGATCATAGTAACCTTCTTGTATAGAAATTTGCACCCCAAGACCACTACCAACAATGTCTAAGAAGATAGACCCTATGAAAACTGATTCCACCAATCAGAAAACAGCGAAGAAAATTCCAAGCATGCTTAGAAATCCTTCAGCATTGAAGTCAAAAACATTGCCTGCAAAGAGCGCTAATCCTGCCACCGTGAGAAAGTAAGTGATGTGCTGTTGTGTAGCTTCTTGGCGCTTCAATTTTTCATTCTCTCATTGTTCTTTCCGCCTTCTTGTTCGATGTACTTCATTGCACAGGCAAGCAATCATGAGAAGTGCTGTTAGAACGCCCAATTTTGGCCAAGAAAACCAAGCTATAAAGAGACAAAAATTAGAAAGTGGAAAAGCCAAGCAGGTAGTTCATCTTCTCTGGAAAATGCAGAATTTTTCAAGTTGTTTCATCTGACCTCACTGAGactttgcttttatttttctGCCTCTCGAATTGCTAGATTCTGGATGTCAAACCCCAACATTTGCCGCACAAATCAAAACCTGGAGCCAATGGCTCCACCTTCTCTTCGGTTGCTAAAACTCGTAAAGAGGACAGAAAGGTTTTCCATTGACTACATCTTTCTCATCTTGCATGCTATTTGAATACTCAAAATGTATCTAACTTGGAGTTTATACTGTCTAAGATGTACGTCCGGGAACCAGTACCACAGTTTATTTCAACAGCAGAAATGATGAAGAAATTCCAATGTAGCACAAGGGGAATGTCTCTGTCCTGCATGAGCAGTTCCACTTCGCATGTAACAACTGAAACTATTCACTagttctattttttcaaaaccTTTAAATACcttttaaaatgttatatttatCACTATGGATGATTGATGCAGAGGAAGCCTAATAAACTAACATTAACTGCACCTAAAGAACCTGAATTTGAGACTGCACAACGCGCCCGTCCAACTACAGTGAAGAGTTCAGCTGAGCTTGAGGAGGAAATGATGGCTAAAATTCCCAAGTTTAAGGCTCGCCCACTGAACAAAAAGGTGATCATTTTACAGATAGTTTTGTGTCCTTTACCTactgattttgaatatttaCTATCAATCTTATCGTACTCAACATTTGAGAACAGATACTGGAAGCTCCAAAGTTACCAACACTACCTAAAAGTACACCGCAACTTCCAGAATTTAAGGTACGGTTACCTGGATTATGAAGAGCTAGGAGtaattcaagaaaattcaaCTGAAATTTGTTATACTTCTGCAGGAATTTCATTTAGAGACTATGGCCAGGGCGAATCAGAATGTTGAAACATCTTCAGTCCTATCCATGGAATCTACTCAGGTTACTAACTACGAAGTGGTGGTTCCTGTAAATACTTGgaataaaaaaactattaaCTTGCTTTCATGTCGACTAATTTAAACTTTTGCACCACAGAGTCATCAATGGAAGCCACATCTTACAGCTCCTAAATCACCTGTTCTACAAACGTCACTTAGAGCACGGCCTCCACAGATCAAAAGCTCTGAAGAACTTGAAAAAGAAGAACTTGAAAAAGTTCCAAAGTTCAAGGCTAGACCTTTCAATAAGAAGGTAACACAATCCCCAAACTTCTAGACTCTCAAAATTTTGGTTGTGTTGCTGACTTTATCGAATTGTTGCAGATCTTTGAAAGTAAAGGAGACCTAGGAATGTTCTGCAACACAAAGAAGCATGTGACGGTGCCTGAAGAATTTCATTTTGCCACAGATGAAAGGATTCCACCTCCTTCTAACGCTACTGATCTCTTTGATAAGGTTCCATCAGAATATCATCCTTCTTACTACCTTAGCGCACCTTCTACTTTAACATTTTCCTAACTTTACTTTCTCCAATTTTCAGCTTTCTCTGTATTCCGAACCTAGAAATGAAAAGACTATACCAAGAAACACCAGACCAAATCCTTTCCATCTCTACACAGAGGTGTGTATATTTTCTGTATGTTTGTGTTTATGTTCCTTCTTATCAAAATGATGTAGCTCCTCATGGCTTAGCTGTTTCCTGAATCCAGGAAAGAGGAGCAGAGAAAGAGAGGAGACTATTCACCGAACTCCTGCAGAAACAGATTGAAGAAGAGAGGTCAAGAGTTCCTAAAGCAACCCCATATCCTTACACAACTGATTACCCGGTGGTATGTAACAACACACCAACTATTATAATATCTGTTTTGCAGTACACTTCTCCTTTTCATGTGAACTCATTTCTTATGTATTCATTGGCAGATTCCACCAAAACCAGAACCAAAGCATTGTACAAAACCTGAACCTTTCCAACTGGAGAGTCTGGTCAGGCATGAAAGAGAGATGCAGAGGGAAATGGAAGAACGGCGAAGATTGGAGAAGGAAGAAGCAACGATGAGGACTTTTATAGCGCAACCAATCTTGATCGAGTAAGACCCCTCAAAGAATGACTATTTATGAACTATATCTTTTCTGCTAGTGAATCTGAAAGATAAATCATGTTTCTTAAATGTATAGGGATCCAATTCCAGTTCCTGAGAAAGTACGTAAGCCCCTCACTCAAGTTCAGGAATTTAGTCTACACGTAGATCATCGTGCACCAGATAGAGCTGAGTTTGATAAGAAGGTAAACCTTTTTGTCAGTGGCGTACCACTTTCTCTGAGAGGCCTATTATAGCCACACTCACTCATATTATAAGCTGTTGTGCAGATCAAGGAGAAAGAAATGATGTATCAAAAATACAGAGAGGAGGCAGAAGCTGCAAGAATGGTATGCATATTATAAACTATGGTGTTATTTCGAGCACCGCTAATGATATGATTAGACTAATTCTCTTAATGGTGGTTAGATGGAAGAAGAGATGGCCCTGAAACAACTACGGAAAACCTTGGTGCCTCATGCAAGACCTTTGCCTAAATTTGATCATCCTTTCCTGCCACAAAAGTAAGAATAATTCATGCTGCTactctttgtttttcttttacataATATTGGAATTTGGAACAACTACTGAAACTTTTTTTCACACACAGGTCATCCAAACAAGTGACAAAACCAAGATCCCCCAAGTTGTTGGTTCTTAAAAggcaagaaaggagaagaatGGTGTGTCCCTATGCTGCAGTTTCTACAGCTGCCTCCCAGATGAGGTGAAGATACGAACATTTAATCGGTCCAAGAATCTGGGAGGAAGGAATGTTCAAGAATCCTTGAACTCCATGGACAGTGTTGATTACAATGTGTTCATCCGTAAAATGTGCACTTTTTGTATACATTGAAAAATATCTGTAAGAATGTGGCACTTTGTACCTAAAGAATTCATCaagtatatttaatatattaaattaaaaattactcCCTTAGTCCCAAAACATTCTATATTTAGTAAGATTTCCAATTTCCAATGGATGCTCAAACCACCCATTACTTAACTCTGAGCACACAATCTCAGTAGCAAtgttcatattaaaaataaaggtTAGGTATAATACCTCCGGgataaaatataagtattttatCCCGCGTTATTAGATATTCCTTGAATTATTTATCCCACCATTTGGAGAAAAAACAGGGAGAACAATTGGAAAAAGTACAAACATTTTTATGTATAAGGAGATATAAAACAACATGTCAAGGCTTGTAAACAAACCAAAAGTTGCGAAATAAGATAAATTCATTGTCATAGGCCAGAACTGAAAACTAGCAGACTATAAACTAAAGAAAGTTCCTAAATATTGCCCTCCATATGAACGTTCCCCTGTCCTCGTTTCTCCCCTGCACTCATCTTCTACAAAGCCGCCATACCAGCTGAATGATCATCATACCGCAGAATTCTTGTGCACGTACACAAGGATCTGAAAGAACAGAGAAAAGATTGTTCAGGTGGGACACTAATGGAAACATCAACAAACATTTCTTAAAAAGTAATCGAAATTGGACTTGATTACGTAATCATTGTTGCTCCAACTCACCAGATTCTTGTTTAAACAATAAATGGAACTGATTCCTCCCACAGTATCTTGCCTTTCTAAGCGTTCCAGAGTAACATTGTAACCATCGATAGCTTGAGGTAGCATATTTGATGCATCCATTAAGATTGAATGGTTGATTATGGAGTAGCCAGCAACAGTGTTGACTTTTACCGCCAGTAATTCAACATCTATGGCTTGTAATTTCGTCTCCTGAGCAACAAACTGCACTCAAAATATCATTACAAAAAGTTTAAACTGAGGCAAAATGGAAAAATGAACAGCCAGCAGATTTTATGGAAGCAATTCATAATTGACGATATTTAGAGGCATAACCATAGAAAAACAAACATGCATCATCCTTAGACATCAACGTTAAATGAGAAATGCAAATCCATGTGATCAGCAAGAATTGTACAGcaccaaaaaaatcaaaatttgatttgCAGTGGCAGAAAGTTTCTGATCACTTATGCTAATTAGGTCACTGAGGCCTACATATAACTATGTTTCATATCTACTTTTGACAAGAATAGTAGAAATTATTACTTTTTGCTCTTAATGTATGACGAAAAGGA contains these protein-coding regions:
- the LOC107024474 gene encoding protein TPX2, producing the protein MADGKNDPNSLMIDEIYEFSAPRFYDFIDGETEDDMRNAELWFDITSSYAPSPCIPRIKINRSVQVEIPCDFTEGEKLESNTRPAAEVKEEDTPDENNEPAAEVLSFEVKEEVISDENNKPAAKVLSYAVKEEATPDDAIGVELHSSLANPESVKKQPTSQEICTPRPLPTMSKKIDPMKTDSTNQKTAKKIPSMLRNPSALKSKTLPAKSANPATVRKQAIMRSAVRTPNFGQENQAIKRQKLESGKAKQILDVKPQHLPHKSKPGANGSTFSSVAKTRKEDRKMYVREPVPQFISTAEMMKKFQCSTRGMSLSCMSSSTSHRKPNKLTLTAPKEPEFETAQRARPTTVKSSAELEEEMMAKIPKFKARPLNKKILEAPKLPTLPKSTPQLPEFKEFHLETMARANQNVETSSVLSMESTQSHQWKPHLTAPKSPVLQTSLRARPPQIKSSEELEKEELEKVPKFKARPFNKKIFESKGDLGMFCNTKKHVTVPEEFHFATDERIPPPSNATDLFDKLSLYSEPRNEKTIPRNTRPNPFHLYTEERGAEKERRLFTELLQKQIEEERSRVPKATPYPYTTDYPVIPPKPEPKHCTKPEPFQLESLVRHEREMQREMEERRRLEKEEATMRTFIAQPILIEDPIPVPEKVRKPLTQVQEFSLHVDHRAPDRAEFDKKIKEKEMMYQKYREEAEAARMMEEEMALKQLRKTLVPHARPLPKFDHPFLPQKSSKQVTKPRSPKLLVLKRQERRRMVCPYAAVSTAASQMR